Proteins encoded together in one Marinobacter sp. Arc7-DN-1 window:
- a CDS encoding UDP-N-acetylmuramoyl-tripeptide--D-alanyl-D-alanine ligase gives MMRAFSLAEARSWLGAECESDDLSSVVFGGVSTDTRTLEQGQLFVALRGENFDGHRFLRQAREQGAAALVVDVPDSTVSLPQLVVADTLMALAQLAAGNRGESEARILAITGSSGKTTVKEMCAAILSQMGPTLSTRGNLNNHIGVPLTLFGLSPEHRFGVIELGASGLGEIAHTVALAKPGVAILTNAGQAHLEGFGSYDNIVLAKGEIIDGVDAEGLVVLNRDDPAFSQWQQRAGGRRVVGVSRLDAAADYHAVIESHDDGTRAIQVHGPDNWRCRVSLALEGDHNITNMLLAIAATRELGADDRAIISGLGQVAPVKGRLQVLNLSPELTLIDDSYNANPASMKAALGVLGQRAGQKIAVLGAMAELGPDARALHQDVGECAREHGIDRMITVGPGCEGYADGFGEGTEPCLTHDQAVESVVRAKNTPLTVLVKGSRSSAMDRVVEGIKEKVNNSCCSG, from the coding sequence ATGATGCGCGCCTTTTCACTGGCCGAGGCCCGAAGCTGGCTGGGTGCCGAGTGCGAGTCTGATGATCTGTCGTCAGTGGTGTTTGGTGGAGTCTCAACCGATACCCGCACTCTTGAACAGGGGCAGCTGTTCGTTGCTCTCCGGGGCGAGAATTTTGATGGCCACCGTTTTTTGCGGCAGGCCCGCGAGCAAGGAGCCGCTGCTCTGGTTGTCGATGTGCCGGACAGCACCGTGTCGTTACCCCAGCTCGTGGTAGCCGACACGCTCATGGCCCTGGCGCAGCTGGCGGCCGGGAATCGCGGAGAGAGTGAAGCCAGAATCCTCGCCATCACCGGCAGCAGTGGCAAGACGACCGTCAAGGAAATGTGTGCCGCGATTCTGTCGCAGATGGGACCAACACTGTCGACCCGGGGCAACCTGAACAACCACATCGGTGTGCCGCTGACGCTGTTCGGTCTCTCGCCGGAGCACCGTTTTGGCGTTATTGAGCTGGGAGCCAGTGGGCTGGGCGAAATCGCCCATACGGTTGCATTGGCAAAGCCCGGGGTTGCTATTCTGACCAACGCGGGTCAGGCCCATTTAGAGGGCTTTGGCAGCTACGACAATATTGTGCTGGCCAAAGGCGAAATTATCGATGGGGTTGATGCCGAGGGCCTGGTGGTGCTGAACCGGGATGATCCGGCCTTCAGCCAATGGCAGCAACGTGCGGGTGGTCGCCGGGTTGTCGGTGTCAGCCGGCTGGATGCGGCAGCGGACTACCACGCCGTGATTGAGAGTCATGACGACGGCACCAGAGCCATTCAGGTGCACGGCCCGGACAACTGGCGCTGCCGGGTTTCGCTGGCGCTTGAGGGTGATCACAACATCACCAACATGTTGCTGGCCATTGCCGCAACCCGGGAGCTGGGTGCCGACGACCGGGCCATTATCAGTGGGCTGGGGCAGGTTGCGCCGGTTAAGGGGCGGCTACAGGTGTTGAACCTGTCGCCGGAACTGACGTTGATTGATGACAGTTACAACGCCAACCCGGCTTCGATGAAAGCTGCTTTGGGTGTTCTGGGTCAGCGGGCAGGGCAGAAGATTGCAGTCCTGGGCGCGATGGCAGAGCTTGGCCCGGACGCACGGGCGCTACACCAGGACGTGGGAGAGTGCGCCAGGGAGCATGGCATTGACCGAATGATCACTGTGGGGCCTGGCTGTGAGGGGTACGCCGATGGGTTTGGTGAGGGCACAGAGCCGTGTCTGACCCATGACCAGGCAGTCGAATCTGTTGTCAGGGCAAAAAACACACCGTTGACAGTGTTGGTCAAGGGTTCTCGTAGTTCCGCCATGGATCGCGTGGTGGAGGGAATTAAAGAAAAGGTGAATAACTCATGCTGCTCTGGCTGA
- the murC gene encoding UDP-N-acetylmuramate--L-alanine ligase, which yields MADANNPPLVYQVPEMRRIRHIHFVGIGGAGMSGIAEVLKNQGYDVSGSDLKEGPVTGRLKAMGVEVQIGHREENSASADVVVVSSAVASDNPEVTAARNRRVPIVPRAEMLAEIMRYRHGIAVAGTHGKTTTTSLIASVLGEAGLDPTFVIGGKLNSAGTNAQLGGSRYLVAEADESDASFLHLTPVISVVTNIEADHMDTYGGDVEKLKQTFVDFLHNLPFYGVAVMCVDDAYVQEIIPRISRAIITYGIDNPEADYRAENITSDGLRTHFVVKRPAGRSDLTVELKMPGRHNVANALAAIAVATDEGVADEAIGRGLAGFAGVGRRFQVYGDYKTPKGTITLVDDYGHHPTEVEAVIRAAHDAWPDRRLVMVYQPHRYSRTRDLYEDFVRVLSEVDSLLLMDVYSAGEPAIPGADGRALCRSIRQRGQVEPVFVEDNREIESLLANVLQDGDLLITQGAGDIGGVASRLAAAGVITGE from the coding sequence ATGGCTGATGCAAACAATCCGCCCCTGGTCTATCAGGTGCCTGAAATGCGCCGGATCCGCCACATCCATTTCGTGGGTATTGGTGGTGCCGGTATGAGTGGCATAGCCGAGGTGCTCAAAAACCAGGGGTATGACGTCTCCGGCTCGGATCTGAAAGAAGGCCCGGTTACCGGTCGCCTGAAAGCCATGGGCGTCGAGGTTCAGATCGGTCATAGGGAAGAAAACAGTGCCAGCGCAGATGTCGTGGTGGTTTCGTCTGCTGTGGCTTCTGACAATCCGGAAGTCACAGCCGCCCGCAACCGGCGTGTTCCTATTGTGCCCAGGGCCGAAATGCTGGCTGAGATCATGCGTTACCGGCACGGGATCGCTGTGGCTGGTACCCATGGTAAAACCACCACAACCAGTCTGATCGCATCGGTTCTGGGTGAGGCCGGGCTGGATCCGACTTTCGTGATCGGCGGCAAGCTGAACAGTGCCGGCACCAATGCCCAGCTCGGTGGGTCCCGCTATCTGGTGGCGGAGGCTGACGAAAGCGATGCGTCGTTCCTGCATCTGACACCGGTCATTTCGGTGGTTACCAACATCGAAGCGGACCACATGGATACCTATGGCGGCGATGTTGAAAAGCTGAAGCAGACCTTCGTCGATTTCCTTCATAACCTGCCGTTTTATGGCGTGGCGGTGATGTGCGTAGACGACGCTTATGTCCAGGAAATCATTCCCCGGATATCGAGGGCGATCATTACCTATGGCATCGACAACCCGGAGGCGGATTACCGGGCCGAGAACATCACCTCCGATGGCTTGCGGACCCACTTTGTGGTGAAGCGCCCGGCCGGCCGGAGCGATCTGACGGTGGAACTGAAAATGCCCGGTCGTCACAACGTGGCGAACGCGCTGGCGGCGATTGCCGTGGCGACCGATGAAGGTGTCGCGGATGAGGCGATTGGCCGTGGTCTGGCCGGATTTGCCGGTGTCGGACGCCGGTTCCAGGTGTACGGCGACTACAAGACGCCCAAAGGCACAATCACTCTGGTGGATGATTATGGTCACCACCCCACTGAGGTTGAGGCGGTTATCCGTGCCGCCCACGATGCCTGGCCGGATCGACGTCTGGTGATGGTGTACCAGCCGCACCGATATAGCAGGACCCGTGATCTTTACGAAGATTTCGTCCGCGTGTTGTCGGAGGTGGACAGTTTGCTGCTGATGGATGTCTATTCTGCCGGCGAGCCTGCGATCCCGGGGGCTGATGGCCGCGCCCTGTGCCGCAGCATTCGCCAGAGAGGGCAGGTAGAGCCGGTGTTCGTTGAGGATAACCGGGAGATTGAATCCCTGCTGGCCAATGTGCTGCAGGATGGCGACCTGTTGATAACCCAGGGCGCCGGGGATATTGGTGGAGTGGCTTCGCGGTTGGCGGCCGCGGGAGTGATCACAGGTGAGTGA
- a CDS encoding D-alanine--D-alanine ligase → MHHAEPQAYQADPDLVRALGRVAVFMGGDSAEREVSLKSGKAVLAALVSAGVDAYAVDVRGCLLRTVDSPEFDRVFIALHGRGGEDGTLQAILSQAGIPYTGSEMLASALAMDKLRTKYVFEGCGLPTPKFRTMSDVAQADQIIGELRAPLSVKPSREGSSIGIRKVYTAAELAEAYEAAAALDSLVLVEEWIEGPEFTVSLLQDQALPAIGLSTDHVFYDYDAKYLADDTRYRIPCGLAPEDEVRLQHLALDAFRVVGCRTWGRVDIMQDSDGKFWLLEVNTVPGMTDHSLVPMAAKAAGISFEELVVRILRDTLEVADA, encoded by the coding sequence ATGCATCATGCGGAACCACAGGCCTATCAGGCCGACCCCGACCTCGTGCGGGCTCTCGGACGCGTGGCCGTTTTTATGGGCGGTGATTCCGCAGAGCGGGAGGTATCCCTGAAAAGCGGAAAGGCGGTACTGGCGGCACTGGTGTCGGCCGGCGTGGATGCCTACGCAGTGGATGTCCGGGGCTGCCTGTTGAGAACCGTGGACAGCCCGGAGTTTGACCGGGTGTTCATTGCCCTGCATGGCCGTGGCGGTGAGGACGGTACGCTTCAGGCCATCCTGTCTCAGGCGGGTATTCCCTACACCGGTAGCGAAATGCTGGCCTCGGCCCTGGCCATGGACAAGTTGAGAACCAAGTACGTGTTCGAGGGCTGCGGTCTGCCGACTCCGAAATTCCGGACCATGTCCGATGTTGCCCAGGCCGACCAGATCATTGGCGAATTGCGGGCTCCGTTGAGTGTGAAGCCTTCCCGGGAAGGTTCCAGCATCGGTATCCGTAAGGTTTACACCGCAGCCGAGCTGGCCGAAGCCTACGAAGCGGCTGCGGCGCTGGACAGTCTGGTATTGGTGGAAGAGTGGATTGAAGGGCCGGAGTTTACTGTCAGTCTGCTGCAGGACCAGGCGCTTCCGGCGATCGGGCTGAGCACGGACCACGTGTTCTACGACTACGACGCCAAGTACCTGGCGGACGACACCCGCTACCGGATTCCCTGCGGTCTGGCACCTGAGGATGAAGTGCGGCTTCAGCACCTGGCACTGGATGCGTTCCGGGTTGTCGGCTGCCGGACCTGGGGCCGGGTTGACATCATGCAGGACAGCGACGGCAAGTTCTGGCTGCTGGAAGTCAATACCGTGCCGGGAATGACTGATCACAGTCTCGTACCTATGGCGGCCAAGGCGGCGGGCATCAGCTTTGAAGAGCTGGTGGTAAGGATTCTCAGGGACACACTGGAGGTCGCCGATGCTTGA
- the murD gene encoding UDP-N-acetylmuramoyl-L-alanine--D-glutamate ligase, translated as MSVIVSDRRTLVVGLGKTGLSCVRYLSEQGRDIAVADTRTAPPGLDELRAGWPDTPVHLGPFDRDLFAGFNELVVSPGISIAEPAIAGAAKQGARIRGDIDLFAEAADAPIVAITGSNGKTTVTTLLGEMARAAGRKVAVGGNIGTPALNLLNQGADLYVLELSSFQLETTEELNALAATVLNVSDDHMDRYPDRMAYFQAKQRIYRGCRNAIVNLDDALSTPMARDNLRFLCFGFHRVNPETFSTRDDDQGTWITFGFDNLILASELRLLGRHNISNVMAALALGHATGLPMDVMLKVAREFPGLPHRCEFVRRFNSVDFINDSKGTNVGATVAAIESLAPENGKVVLIAGGDGKGADFTALEAPIALHCRAVVLIGRDAPAIADVLGSGVPVYQSESLADAVSRSAELAYPGDRVLLSPACASFDMFRDYLDRGDQFRSLVEGL; from the coding sequence ATGAGTGTCATTGTTTCGGATCGCCGCACACTGGTCGTAGGGCTCGGTAAAACCGGGCTCTCCTGCGTGCGCTATCTGTCTGAACAAGGGCGGGACATAGCGGTTGCAGACACCCGCACGGCGCCTCCCGGTCTGGATGAGCTCAGAGCAGGCTGGCCGGATACTCCGGTGCATCTCGGGCCTTTCGACCGCGACCTGTTTGCAGGTTTCAACGAATTGGTGGTGAGCCCGGGCATCAGTATTGCGGAGCCAGCGATCGCGGGTGCTGCGAAGCAGGGCGCACGCATCCGGGGCGACATTGACCTGTTCGCCGAGGCGGCGGATGCCCCCATCGTTGCAATCACCGGCTCCAACGGCAAAACCACGGTGACCACCCTGTTGGGTGAAATGGCCAGAGCGGCCGGTCGCAAGGTGGCCGTGGGGGGCAATATCGGTACTCCGGCCCTGAACCTGTTAAACCAGGGCGCAGACCTGTACGTGCTCGAGTTGTCCAGTTTCCAGCTGGAGACCACGGAAGAGCTGAACGCCCTTGCGGCCACGGTACTGAACGTCAGTGACGATCACATGGACCGCTACCCGGACAGGATGGCCTATTTCCAGGCCAAACAGCGGATTTACCGGGGCTGCAGGAATGCCATTGTCAATCTGGACGATGCCCTCAGTACACCGATGGCGCGGGACAACCTCAGGTTCCTGTGTTTTGGTTTTCACAGGGTAAACCCGGAAACCTTTAGTACCCGGGATGACGACCAGGGCACCTGGATTACTTTTGGTTTCGACAACCTGATCCTCGCCAGTGAACTCAGGCTGCTCGGGCGCCACAATATCAGCAATGTCATGGCGGCCCTGGCACTGGGACACGCTACGGGACTGCCGATGGACGTGATGCTGAAGGTGGCCCGGGAGTTTCCGGGCCTGCCGCACAGGTGCGAATTTGTTCGCCGGTTTAACAGCGTGGATTTCATAAACGATTCCAAGGGCACGAATGTCGGTGCAACGGTGGCGGCCATCGAGAGCCTGGCTCCAGAGAATGGCAAGGTTGTGCTGATTGCCGGCGGTGATGGAAAGGGCGCCGATTTCACCGCGCTGGAGGCACCCATTGCCCTGCACTGCCGGGCGGTGGTGCTGATCGGTCGCGATGCCCCGGCCATTGCTGATGTTCTTGGCAGTGGTGTTCCGGTTTATCAGTCGGAGAGTCTGGCAGACGCGGTCTCCAGGTCTGCGGAACTGGCGTACCCGGGGGACCGGGTGTTGCTGTCCCCGGCCTGTGCCAGCTTTGATATGTTCCGCGATTACCTGGACCGTGGTGATCAGTTCCGTTCACTGGTGGAGGGCCTGTGA
- the murG gene encoding undecaprenyldiphospho-muramoylpentapeptide beta-N-acetylglucosaminyltransferase, producing the protein MTDQRRFLMMAGGTGGHVFPALATARALEARGHQVYWLGASGGMEQRLIGETDIPLSLIHISGLRGKGRLALVLAPFRLMRALGEAFTVLRQIRPDCVVGMGGFVTGPGGVAAWLTRTPLVIHEQNAIAGMTNRILVRFAETVLEAFPGSFGPKVVTRCTGNPVREDLATLPAPEQRLAGREGPLRLLVIGGSLGAQVFNQQLPEALALLPETQRPVVRHQCGERHAEVARAAYEKHGVEASVEPFIKDMADAYQWADLVLCRSGALTVSELCAAGIGAVLVPFPHAVDDHQTKNGEQMVAEKAAILIPQSKMTPVVLAETLGDLSRDRSRVTDMAKAARTLARPDATERVVNYCLEAANG; encoded by the coding sequence ATGACTGACCAGCGCCGCTTTCTGATGATGGCTGGCGGTACCGGTGGGCATGTTTTCCCGGCTCTGGCCACGGCACGTGCCCTTGAAGCCCGCGGTCACCAGGTCTACTGGCTTGGCGCCAGCGGCGGTATGGAGCAGAGGCTGATCGGTGAGACCGATATTCCGCTTTCGCTGATTCATATTTCCGGTTTGCGGGGTAAGGGCAGACTTGCGCTGGTGCTCGCACCGTTCCGCCTGATGCGGGCTCTCGGTGAGGCATTCACCGTCCTGCGCCAGATTCGTCCGGATTGTGTGGTCGGCATGGGCGGTTTTGTCACCGGGCCCGGTGGTGTGGCCGCCTGGCTGACCCGGACCCCGCTGGTGATACACGAACAGAATGCCATTGCGGGAATGACCAACCGGATTCTGGTGAGGTTTGCGGAAACCGTGCTCGAAGCCTTCCCCGGAAGCTTTGGACCGAAAGTCGTCACCCGGTGCACCGGCAATCCGGTCCGGGAGGATCTGGCGACGTTACCCGCACCAGAGCAGCGGTTGGCGGGCCGGGAGGGTCCTCTCAGGTTGCTGGTGATTGGCGGCAGTCTTGGTGCCCAGGTGTTCAACCAGCAGTTGCCGGAGGCACTGGCCCTGCTGCCAGAAACACAACGACCGGTTGTTCGCCACCAGTGTGGTGAACGCCATGCTGAGGTTGCCCGGGCGGCTTATGAAAAACACGGGGTTGAGGCGAGCGTCGAACCGTTTATCAAGGACATGGCAGATGCCTACCAATGGGCCGATCTGGTTCTGTGCCGCTCCGGCGCGCTGACCGTCTCCGAGCTCTGTGCCGCGGGCATCGGCGCTGTGTTGGTGCCGTTTCCCCATGCAGTGGACGATCACCAGACCAAAAACGGTGAGCAAATGGTGGCCGAGAAGGCCGCCATATTGATCCCGCAATCAAAGATGACCCCGGTCGTACTGGCAGAAACCCTGGGTGATTTATCCCGGGACCGCAGCCGGGTAACCGATATGGCGAAGGCTGCCAGAACATTGGCCCGCCCTGATGCAACGGAGAGAGTCGTGAATTACTGTCTGGAGGCCGCTAATGGCTGA
- the mraY gene encoding phospho-N-acetylmuramoyl-pentapeptide-transferase encodes MLLWLTEVLSQYFSALTVFQYLTLRGILGTLTALLISLIIGPVMIRKLSQYQIGQAVRDDGPQTHLSKAGTPTMGGALILVAIGVSTLLWADLGNRYVWVTILVTLLFGAIGWVDDYRKVVERNPRGLPARWKYFWQSLIGATAAIVLYFSSALPQETSLYVPFVKQVSLTLGPVLFILLSYFVIVGSSNAVNLTDGLDGLAIMPTVMVAGALGIFAYLSGHAQFANYLLIPHLPGTGELIVFCGSLVGAGLGFLWFNTYPAQVFMGDVGALALGAALGVVAVIVRQEIVLFIMGGVFVMETISVILQVASFRLTGRRIFRMAPLHHHFELKGWPEPRVIVRFWVITVVLVLIGIASLKLR; translated from the coding sequence ATGCTGCTCTGGCTGACAGAGGTCCTGTCACAATATTTTTCGGCACTGACGGTGTTTCAGTACCTGACCCTGCGCGGAATTCTGGGAACACTCACGGCCCTGCTCATTTCACTGATCATCGGCCCGGTTATGATCCGTAAGCTGAGCCAGTACCAGATTGGCCAGGCGGTGCGGGACGACGGCCCGCAAACCCATCTCAGCAAGGCCGGTACGCCCACCATGGGTGGTGCGCTGATTCTGGTCGCCATCGGTGTCAGCACCCTGCTTTGGGCGGATCTGGGAAATCGTTATGTCTGGGTCACCATTCTGGTGACTCTTCTGTTTGGTGCCATCGGCTGGGTCGACGACTATCGCAAAGTGGTCGAGCGAAACCCGCGCGGCTTGCCGGCCCGCTGGAAGTACTTCTGGCAGTCGTTGATCGGTGCCACTGCGGCGATTGTGCTCTATTTCAGTTCTGCCTTGCCCCAGGAAACCTCCCTGTATGTGCCGTTCGTCAAGCAGGTTTCCCTGACCCTCGGGCCGGTGCTCTTCATCCTGTTGAGCTACTTCGTCATTGTCGGTAGCAGCAACGCTGTCAACCTTACAGACGGGCTGGATGGCCTTGCCATCATGCCCACGGTCATGGTGGCCGGCGCGCTTGGCATTTTTGCGTACCTGTCCGGCCATGCCCAGTTCGCCAATTATCTTCTGATTCCGCACCTGCCCGGAACCGGTGAACTCATTGTGTTCTGTGGTTCCCTGGTGGGCGCTGGCCTGGGATTTCTGTGGTTCAACACCTACCCGGCCCAGGTCTTCATGGGGGATGTTGGCGCGCTCGCCCTCGGTGCGGCTCTCGGGGTGGTTGCGGTTATTGTCCGGCAGGAAATTGTGCTCTTCATTATGGGTGGTGTCTTCGTTATGGAGACAATCTCAGTGATCCTGCAGGTTGCCTCGTTCCGTCTGACCGGGCGCAGAATCTTCCGCATGGCCCCCCTGCATCATCACTTTGAATTGAAAGGCTGGCCAGAGCCCCGGGTTATTGTCCGGTTCTGGGTCATCACAGTCGTTCTGGTCCTGATTGGCATTGCCAGTCTGAAACTGAGATAG
- the ftsW gene encoding putative lipid II flippase FtsW, translated as MNADLSLPDRNQWLGEIQPLAMLVISSVALMVVGVVMISSASMDMAAETLGNSYHYVIRQLMFAGLGFLAALVAVNVPVAWWERSGWLLLGIGLLVLVLVLTPLGRTVNGSTRWIPFGLFNVQVSEVAKLCLIAYLAGYVVRRREELLNTWAGFLKPLVVLGLASVLLVIQPDFGATVVLVTAAAGMIFLSGVRLSRFVPLIGTLVVLGAILIVTQPYRLKRVVSYLDPWKDQFDSGYQLTQSLIAFGRGDWGGVGLGNSIQKLFYLPEAHTDFIFAIIAEEFGLLGSLLVLSLFTLLVITGFVIARRAENAGMPFAACFAYGLTLLVGLQAGINMAVSTGLLPTKGLTLPLVSYGGSSLIITCVSIGILARVEMERLDQEKLAREKAGPKKRGGAVYD; from the coding sequence ATGAACGCAGATCTTTCATTGCCAGACCGGAACCAGTGGCTTGGAGAAATCCAGCCGCTGGCCATGCTGGTGATCAGTTCCGTGGCGCTGATGGTCGTAGGGGTTGTGATGATTTCGTCAGCATCCATGGATATGGCCGCTGAAACCCTGGGTAACAGCTATCACTACGTGATTCGCCAACTGATGTTTGCCGGCCTTGGTTTTCTTGCGGCACTGGTGGCCGTCAATGTGCCTGTGGCCTGGTGGGAACGCAGTGGCTGGTTGCTTCTGGGTATCGGTCTTCTGGTGCTCGTTCTGGTCCTTACACCCCTCGGACGAACCGTGAACGGCTCGACCCGATGGATTCCTTTTGGCCTGTTTAATGTCCAGGTATCGGAAGTGGCCAAGCTATGCCTGATAGCGTACCTGGCCGGCTACGTTGTCCGGCGCCGTGAGGAGTTGCTCAATACCTGGGCCGGCTTCCTGAAACCCTTGGTGGTTCTGGGGCTCGCATCGGTTCTTCTGGTTATTCAGCCAGACTTTGGTGCCACGGTGGTGCTGGTCACGGCCGCGGCGGGAATGATCTTCCTGAGCGGTGTGCGGCTGAGTCGGTTTGTGCCGTTGATCGGCACGTTGGTGGTGTTGGGTGCCATTCTCATCGTCACCCAGCCGTACCGCCTGAAGCGGGTCGTCAGTTATCTCGACCCCTGGAAAGACCAGTTCGACAGCGGCTACCAGCTGACCCAGTCGCTGATTGCCTTTGGTCGTGGAGACTGGGGCGGTGTCGGCCTGGGCAATTCCATCCAGAAGCTGTTTTACCTGCCAGAGGCTCATACCGATTTCATCTTCGCGATTATTGCCGAGGAGTTCGGGCTCCTGGGTTCGCTGCTTGTGCTCAGTCTGTTCACACTGCTGGTGATTACCGGCTTCGTGATCGCCCGCCGGGCCGAGAATGCGGGCATGCCTTTTGCCGCCTGCTTTGCTTACGGCCTGACTTTGCTGGTTGGCCTGCAGGCCGGTATCAACATGGCGGTCAGTACCGGTCTGCTGCCCACCAAGGGACTGACCCTGCCGCTGGTCAGCTATGGCGGCTCCAGCCTGATAATCACCTGCGTCAGCATCGGCATTCTGGCCAGGGTTGAAATGGAGCGTCTCGATCAGGAAAAGCTGGCCCGTGAAAAGGCCGGTCCGAAAAAGCGGGGGGGTGCGGTTTATGACTGA